From the genome of Gymnogyps californianus isolate 813 chromosome 17, ASM1813914v2, whole genome shotgun sequence, one region includes:
- the EIF6 gene encoding eukaryotic translation initiation factor 6, which produces MAVRASFENNNELGCFAKLTNAYCLVAIGGSENFYSVFEGELFGTIPVVHASIAGCRIIGRMCVGNRHGLLVPSSTTDQELQHIRNSLPDSVRIQRVEERLSALGNVTTCNDYVALVHPDLDRETEEILADVLKVEVFRQTVADQVLVGSYCVFSNQGGIVHPKTSIDDQDELSSLLQVPLVAGTVNRGSEVIAAGMVVNDWCAFCGLDTTSTELSVIESIFRLNEAQPSTIATNMRDSLIDSLT; this is translated from the exons aTGGCTGTCCGCGCCAGCTTCGAGAACAACAACGAGTTAGGCTGCTTCGCCAAGCTCACCAACGCCTACTGCCTCGTGGCCATCGGCGGCTCCGAGAACTTCTACAG CGTCTTCGAGGGGGAGCTCTTCGGGACCATCCCGGTGGTGCACGCCTCCATCGCCGGCTGCCGCATCATCGGCAGAATGTGTGTGG GAAACAGACACGGACTGTTGGTCCCAAGCAGTACGACAGACCAAGAGCTTCAACATATCCGCAATAGTCTTCCAGATTCTGTACGAATTCAAAGAGTAGAAGAGCGTCTCTCAGCGCTGGGCAATGTCACTACCTGCAATGACTATGTAGCTCTTGTTCATCCGGATCTTGACAGG GAGACAGAAGAGATCTTGGCAGATGTACTGAAGGTTGAGGTTTTCAGACAAACGGTAGCAGATCAGGTGCTGGTAGGAAGTTACTGTGTTTTTAGTAACCAAGGAGGAATTGTACACCCCAAAACCTCAATTGATGATCAGGATGAACTGTCTTCGTTGCTCCAGGTCCCACTCGTG GCTGGAACGGTGAATCGTGGCAGCGAGGTCATTGCGGCAGGAATGGTTGTAAATGACTGGTGTGCCTTCTGCGGGCTGGATACAACCAGCACGGAGCTCTCCGTCATCGAGAGCATCTTCAGGCTGAATGAAGCTCAGCCAAGTACCATTGCTACCAACATGAGAGATTCCTTGATTGACAG cTTGACATGA